TCGACGACCCTGGCTGGCGCTTCATTTGCGTTGCCCGATTATAACCGCGAAAGACGTGCTTGCCGCGGCCACCAATAACTGCCCGCACAGCACCAGTTGCCGGATCCATCACGACACTGGCCCCTTGAGTTTGGGCACCATCTGCCGCATTTTGTGGAAACAGCCAATCCTGATTAAATTTATCCTGCAATTGCGCCTGATAATTTTGGTTCAATGTCGTATAAATTTTCAGGCCCTTGTTCATCACGTCTTCTTCTTTTAAGCCATAACGGTTAATCGCCTCATCAACCACCGCATCAAAAAAGTACGGATAACGGTAACCATCTTGATTATGGTAAGCATCGACCAGCATTAAGCCCTGTTTTTGGGCAGTCTTAGCTTCTGATTGAGAGAGCTTTTTATTTTCAACCATTAGCTTTAAAATTAAATTTCGCCGCGAAAGTGCATATGACATGTGGTCAATCGGATTATATTGGCTAGGATTACGTAAAATCCCAGCCAAAGTAGCACCCTCACTGGCAGTCAGCTGGCTAGCATCCTTGCCAAAGTACTTTTTACTAGCATCCTGCACGCCCCAAACGCCATTGCCAAAATAGGCATTATTGAGATACATTGTTAAAATATCTTTTTTAGAATAAACGTGCGTAATCTCAATAGCAAAAAACAGTTCCTCTAATTTACGTGAAAATGTTTGCCGCTGCGTTAACAGCGCGTTCTTGGCAAGTTGCTGGGTAATAGTTGACCCACCACCAGAAATTTGCCCATGATGAATAACAATGCCTAAACCAGCCCGAGCCATCCCCTTGATACTGAAGCCTGGGTTAGTCCAAAATGTCCGGTCTTCAGTCGAAATGACGGCATTCTTGACATTTGGCGAAATTTTATTATATTCGACAAAGGAACCTTTTTGTGAATACAGCGACCCTGCCTTTTGACCTTTATAATCATAAATGGCAGTCGTTGTTGACAAAGAGGCCTTTAAATTAGATATATTCGAAGTTTTTACTTTAACGGTATAATACGTACAAACCAAAAGGATCACGCTAAGCAGGATTAAAATAATCCAGCGACCGATATAAAAACGGTTATCAAAGCGACGCCACGCCCCACTCAAACCGTTTTTCTTTGGTTCATTATTGTCCATAAATTCTGCTCCTTTTAGAAACACCTAAAATTGTATCATATTAGAAGAGGATTAGTTTTATTTACAAAAAGACTTAATAAATATTTATGAGCTATTATTTTACACTTAATTATCCCAAAAATCTCAAACCATGTTCTGTTGGTGACTTGTTACGCCAGCTGTTAGTGCCGCGCAAGTGGCGTCATTTCTTACGAATTGAGCAAAAAATCCGCGTCAATGGACATTATCGGTATTTTAACCAATTGGTTTACCCAAATGACAAAATCGAATTAGAATTGGACTGCGTTGAATCTGAGCAAGGTGCTTATCCAGCTAGTGGCAATCTGCCCGACGTTATTTATGAAGATCGTGATGTGCTTGTGATTAATAAGCCTGCTGGGCAAAAGACACACCCTAACTTAGCCGAAACCGATACGGCACTAAATGACTGCGCTACTTATTTAGGCTTCAGTCCCTTTGTGGTTCACCGCCTAGATATGTTAACCAGCGGCTTATTGCTAGTTGCCAAAAATCCGGCGGTTGTGCCGATTCTTAACCGCGAATTGACTACTAAAATTTTTCATCGTGAGTATATGGCGGTCGTTAAT
The sequence above is a segment of the Lactobacillus sp. ESL0677 genome. Coding sequences within it:
- a CDS encoding PBP1A family penicillin-binding protein, encoding MDNNEPKKNGLSGAWRRFDNRFYIGRWIILILLSVILLVCTYYTVKVKTSNISNLKASLSTTTAIYDYKGQKAGSLYSQKGSFVEYNKISPNVKNAVISTEDRTFWTNPGFSIKGMARAGLGIVIHHGQISGGGSTITQQLAKNALLTQRQTFSRKLEELFFAIEITHVYSKKDILTMYLNNAYFGNGVWGVQDASKKYFGKDASQLTASEGATLAGILRNPSQYNPIDHMSYALSRRNLILKLMVENKKLSQSEAKTAQKQGLMLVDAYHNQDGYRYPYFFDAVVDEAINRYGLKEEDVMNKGLKIYTTLNQNYQAQLQDKFNQDWLFPQNAADGAQTQGASVVMDPATGAVRAVIGGRGKHVFRGYNRATQMKRQPGSSIKPLVTYAPALQEGYHYDSQLSNKLQRFGKNGYEPHNVDNGYSDKIPMYTAVAQSKNVPAVWLLDKIGVAKGVQSASNFGLKVPKSDQNLALALGGLSSGVSPLQMARAYSAFANKGNLPNSSYFITKITDASGNVLAENHNPGTHRVISTNTAKEMTTMLLGVFSSGTATSAQPNGYRVAGKTGSTEVPNSYGFGTKDQWIVGYTPDVVVATWVGFDKTNREHYMHGVSETGITRLYKAEMEGILPYTAQNQFTEKAPNQIIKQNGAGSDWTSGLGDKIEKGFGSASQKLNEWYNDVKGLIGH
- a CDS encoding RluA family pseudouridine synthase, encoding MSYYFTLNYPKNLKPCSVGDLLRQLLVPRKWRHFLRIEQKIRVNGHYRYFNQLVYPNDKIELELDCVESEQGAYPASGNLPDVIYEDRDVLVINKPAGQKTHPNLAETDTALNDCATYLGFSPFVVHRLDMLTSGLLLVAKNPAVVPILNRELTTKIFHREYMAVVNHPEKLQASDTITLPIGHNPNDQRKRMVRADGLTSITHYQVLSQTSDTALIKLQLETGRTHQLRVHLAAIGCPIVGDPLYNPECRPDEFLHLTAYQMSFTKPFAFDQVQVKLPQEKLKF